In the genome of Maribacter forsetii DSM 18668, the window AAATTGAGAAAAATAATATGGTCAAGTTAAAAACAACTTTCATAAAGTATATCTGTTTTTGTTGCATTCTAATGAGTGCTCAAAATTTATTGAGCCAAGAGCTGAAAATGAAATATCTAGGTGTGGCAGGCTGGGAAATTTCAAATGATAGTCTTACTGTTCTGGTAGATCCTTATATATCTAGACTGAAATTAAAAGGAAATCCACGATTTTATGGCGAAGGAGATGAACGTAAAGTTTTCAATAGTGACGACATCTATGAACCGGATACCGTTGCTATTAATAAAGTAATTACTAAAGCAGATTATATTTTGGTGCATCATTCACACACTGATCACCTAGCAGATGTGCCATATATAGCTAAAAAGACGGGCGCTGTTGTTATTGGAACGGAAACTACAGCTACAATTCTAAAGGCTTATGGTATACCGCAAAAGCAATTGATTACCGTAAAGGGTGGAGAAGATTATCAATTCGATGATTTTTCTGTTAGGGTGATCCCCTCTATTCATTCGGCATTAGGGGATAAGCGTTATTTTGATTCAAGAACATATTCTGATCCGGACGAGTTAACTATCCCTTTAAAAGTAGGAGAATTTGTAGAGGGTGGCTCTTTAATGTTTCTATTGCGTGTCGATTCGCATAAAATACTTACTTCTGGGTCAATGAATTTTATAGAAAGAGAAGTAGCCGGACTCCAACCTGACGTTCTAATACCGGGAATAAACCTTTCTCGATTAGAAGTATATAAATACACAGAAAGGCTCTTAGAACTAACCGGATACCCAAAGACTATAATTCCTGCACATTGGGATAATTTTAGAATACCCTATGGTTTTTCTCAAGAAGATCCGATCAAGAAAAAGGTACTGCCTTTTATAGAAGAAGTAAAAGCCGTAATGCCAGATGCCAACGTTATCATTCCCGTTCATTTGGAAACCATATTAATTAAATAAAGCGACTGTAATTATAAAAGAATTATCGCTTGCATTCAATGCTATTTACATGACAAGTACCACCAAAACTAATCCTCTTTGGAAAGAGGCTAAGATTAAAAATTATTTACCTCATATGACGGTACCAGAAGTGGAAGCTTTTCTGAAAAAATCAGATATGGTTATCATACCCATAGGGGCTTTAGAGCAACATTCCAGTCATTTACCCATAGGTACGGATTTTATAAACGGCGTAGAGCTTTGCAAACTAATTGCACAAGAACGAGATATTCTGGTAGCGCCGGTTTTAATGGCAGGCCAATCTCCATATCATATGGCATTTGCCGGTTCAATAACTTTAAGTGCTGAGGTAATTGTAAAGGTACATATGGAGACCGTAGAGAGTTTAATAAAGCATGGTTTTAAACGCTTCGTATTTATGAATTCTCATGGTGGTAATACAGCTATAACTACATTTTTGGTTGATCAGATAAATCAAAAAACAGCTGCAGTTGCGGTTGATTATGCCGTGGTAACCAAACCGTTTTTAAAAGAAGCTGCACCTACCAATATAACGAAACTAGATCGTCATGCAGGTACAGGTGAAACATCAGACTCATTATTCTTAATGCCTAGTTTGGTACAACAAGAAAAGGCTACTGCAACCAAATTAACGCTTCCTAATCATTTGGCTAAAATGCTACCGGATGTTATAAAAGAGGAACCAATTGCTAAATTATTATTTCTTTCTGAGGGCTTAAAAGCAGTGGAGACCGGAAAGAAAACCTCTACTAAAGAAATGACTAGTACAGGTGTTTGGGGCGAGTTGGATCCAAAAGATGCAACGTTAGAAAGAGGAGCTAGAAACATTGAACGGCAAATTGCTGCAAGTGTAAAATTTATAGATAGATGGAATGAACTAATTGAAGATTAAAAATAGTATCACATGATAAATATAAGAGGCGTTGTTTCAGTTTTAAGTTTTTTAAGTGTTGTATGTATAAAGGCACAAGACGTAACTATGTTCCCTGAGTCAACCAAGGTTCTAAAAATAGAACCTTCAAAAACCGATTCAAGAATTACAACTGCCAATACCCCGCATTTTATTGCTTACAACACCAATAATACAAAAGGAAAATTACTACTCTTTATTCCCGGTACCAATGGTATTGCTTTAAAAGGACCTATGCATTTGTTCAGTACCGCTGTAGAACAAGGCTATTCGGTTATTAATTTATCCTATATCAATACACCTGCAATTGCACGAATTTGTAAAGGTGACAATCTATTGGAAAACGCTGATTGTGCTGAAGATTTTAGAAATAGAAGAGTATATGGCGATACTAAATTTAGCTTAATTGAAGACATGCCGTATGATGCCATCGTTAATAGGCTTACCAAACTGTTAGTATATCTTACCGAGAATGATAAATCTGGTAATTGGGAACGCTATCTTAAGAATGGAGAGCCTAATTGGAATGAAATTGCCCTTGCAGGTCAATCTCAAGGTGGTGGAATGTCTGCATTTATAGCAAAAACTCATTTGGTACATAGGGTAATTGATTTTTCTGGCGGATGGGATTATTCGGCAAAAAATAAAATAGCCAACTGGTATTTCAAAAATAGTAAAACACCACTTGATAGATATTACGGTACCTATCATGTTAAAGAACCAACAGCTAATGTAATTATCGAAACGTATAAAGCAATGGAAATTCCCGATGGTCATGTTCATGCCTTTGACTTAGAGGTGCCACAAGGAAAAAGAGCACATTCTAATGGAGTGCGAAATTTAGGGTACAAAGAACAATGGGTAACATTGCTTGGTGATGGTAATTAATAGTTAATCGGTATATAAAAAAATCTCTATGAAAAAATATTTCTACTTCTCAATTGCCTTATTGTTGGTGTGCTGTAATGATGCTAAAGTTGAAAATAATAAAAATGCTCAATCTGAAATACCAATTAAAAACAACTCAGAAATGAATGTATTAGGTCTAATAGGAGGTACTTCTTGGCATTCAACGATAGAGTATTATAGTGCTATAAATAAAACTGTAAATACGCATTATGGTAATAATACAAATCCGCCTTTATTGGTGTATACCTTGAACCAAGCTGAAGTACACCGATTTCAAGTGGAAAATAAATGGGACTCTATAGCGCATATGTTGGTCAATGCCGGTTTAAATCTTAACAAGGCAGGAGCAGAATCTGTTCTATTTTGTGCCAATACACCACATAAAGTGTATGATGCCGTTCAAGAAAAATTAGACATTCCTGTTATACATATTGCAGATGCCACTGCTAGTGCCATTCATAAACAAGAGTTGAAAAAAGTCCTCTTTTTGGGAACTAAGTATAGTATGCAAGAAAACTTTATAACCAAAAGGATTGAGGATAATGGTATCGATGTTTTGGTTCCACAAGAGCAAGAAGTGATAGACGAACTTCATAGAATTATTATTGAAGAACTTACCTATGGTAACATCGTTGAATCTTCAAAAGCATATGTGTTGAACGTAATACAGAACTCAGTTAAAGAAGGAGCAGAGGGAGTGGTTTTGGGTTGTACGGAGTTTCCTTTAATGATATTTCAAGATGATTTAGAAACTCCAATATTTGACACAACTAAAATTCATTCTATGGCAGGGGTCGACTTTATCTTAAAAAAATAACTATGCATTTTTCGAAACAAAATATAGGTAGGGTTTTAGGACCATTGGTTTTCTTTTACATTCTTTTCTTTTTTAAGCCAGATGACCTTTCTGAGACTGCTAATGCCGTTTTAGCATCTGTAGCTTGGGTGGCTATTTGGTGGATAACAGAGGCTATTCCTATTTATGTTACCGCATTACTACCTTTAATTTTGTTTCCGCTAACAGGAGGATTGAGTTTGTCTGAAACCGCTATGTCCTACGGTCATAAATATATTTTTTTATATATGGGAGGGTTTATTCTTGCCATCGCTATTGAAAAATGGAACTTGCACAAAAGAATAGCATTGACAATTATTAATCTTATTGGTACAAATGTGATCAATATTATTCTTGGATTTA includes:
- a CDS encoding MBL fold metallo-hydrolase — protein: MKYLGVAGWEISNDSLTVLVDPYISRLKLKGNPRFYGEGDERKVFNSDDIYEPDTVAINKVITKADYILVHHSHTDHLADVPYIAKKTGAVVIGTETTATILKAYGIPQKQLITVKGGEDYQFDDFSVRVIPSIHSALGDKRYFDSRTYSDPDELTIPLKVGEFVEGGSLMFLLRVDSHKILTSGSMNFIEREVAGLQPDVLIPGINLSRLEVYKYTERLLELTGYPKTIIPAHWDNFRIPYGFSQEDPIKKKVLPFIEEVKAVMPDANVIIPVHLETILIK
- a CDS encoding creatininase family protein, with amino-acid sequence MTSTTKTNPLWKEAKIKNYLPHMTVPEVEAFLKKSDMVIIPIGALEQHSSHLPIGTDFINGVELCKLIAQERDILVAPVLMAGQSPYHMAFAGSITLSAEVIVKVHMETVESLIKHGFKRFVFMNSHGGNTAITTFLVDQINQKTAAVAVDYAVVTKPFLKEAAPTNITKLDRHAGTGETSDSLFLMPSLVQQEKATATKLTLPNHLAKMLPDVIKEEPIAKLLFLSEGLKAVETGKKTSTKEMTSTGVWGELDPKDATLERGARNIERQIAASVKFIDRWNELIED
- a CDS encoding BPSS1187 family protein, whose translation is MINIRGVVSVLSFLSVVCIKAQDVTMFPESTKVLKIEPSKTDSRITTANTPHFIAYNTNNTKGKLLLFIPGTNGIALKGPMHLFSTAVEQGYSVINLSYINTPAIARICKGDNLLENADCAEDFRNRRVYGDTKFSLIEDMPYDAIVNRLTKLLVYLTENDKSGNWERYLKNGEPNWNEIALAGQSQGGGMSAFIAKTHLVHRVIDFSGGWDYSAKNKIANWYFKNSKTPLDRYYGTYHVKEPTANVIIETYKAMEIPDGHVHAFDLEVPQGKRAHSNGVRNLGYKEQWVTLLGDGN
- a CDS encoding aspartate/glutamate racemase family protein; amino-acid sequence: MKKYFYFSIALLLVCCNDAKVENNKNAQSEIPIKNNSEMNVLGLIGGTSWHSTIEYYSAINKTVNTHYGNNTNPPLLVYTLNQAEVHRFQVENKWDSIAHMLVNAGLNLNKAGAESVLFCANTPHKVYDAVQEKLDIPVIHIADATASAIHKQELKKVLFLGTKYSMQENFITKRIEDNGIDVLVPQEQEVIDELHRIIIEELTYGNIVESSKAYVLNVIQNSVKEGAEGVVLGCTEFPLMIFQDDLETPIFDTTKIHSMAGVDFILKK